The following coding sequences lie in one Xyrauchen texanus isolate HMW12.3.18 chromosome 25, RBS_HiC_50CHRs, whole genome shotgun sequence genomic window:
- the LOC127618714 gene encoding nuclear receptor coactivator 6-like isoform X2 produces MAHQHGSSELSRDDQPPRAILLMDHDSGVEDLDDDSSSPTLPVENSTIYVAFKGNMGDEDFHEKLDAILNGMPDMLLLGTKRLEPERVEPWNSVRVTFNIPREAAERLRLLAQNNQQQLRDLGILSVQIEGEGAINVAVGQNRGQEIRVNGPLAAPGQMRMDVGFPMQQGQVGMRMNNPSVSMMPPVANMAAQGMVPNSGGQMHPRAPRPPSQTGGDTIDPMLSGLALQQQQLQHPQVGHGPLGTLGPQGHHMQAMQVNRQLNPATLQQLQQQQQHQQQQQVQLAQLTGARGPFNPSNQMPVPPGWNQLPSGVLQPPPVQGAMGPGWRKAPPQQQMGQRQPSLTSVQTPNHPPPPYPFGSQQAGQVFNTSQHLVQQQQQQQQQAGANQFATPQPIGPHGAPGLVNTRAPLPLPPSSTPQGNLVAKSPGSSSSPFQQGSPGTPPMIGQGQLGPRPTTPQGFPQGVGSPGRAVMGQQGNIQQGFMGIPQHGPVPQGGMGGMPKRMPMGFSNAPVNQNFAQGQVTTSGAVSTPQQQNNQTMANTGVQSLTSGPNHMQSNPVQGGGMSHHTGMPVQTPGTTSGGSMGQPQQGIQTQMMGIQQSQHQTQIVASSQSQMVQSQTGSQTVLSRPVNAGQRGMTPPKQLMPPQGQGIMQSQNQLGGGQGHQALLLQQQQQQQQQQQHQQQQQQQQNAMMEHMVAGQMQSNKQAFGTKGQPGVMQGQMMRGASPSMQGNLPQFQSQISQQQMAQQQQQQQMAHLQQQQQLQQQHLQQQQQQLQQLQHQQPQQQQQLQQPHQQIVQQQSQQIPMNGNPNQALGMHGPQMRLPGGHHLVQQKQQQQQVMLLQQQQGGQQLPHQLGDGSGSSADMSQQMVSDMQNQQQQQGMLGGSQHLQVGNGHFPGHGMPFNPQFAGQMPMGGPCGQAGGFVVNKDVTLTSPLLVNLLQSDISAGQFGPGGKQGTGGAAANQAKPKKKKPPRKKKPKVGDGQQSAEGLCGLDSLPHRLEEAEMQGLGSDQGAGIESNSKLSEFANRTGLPSQSGDQRVLQQMPMQFMPAQQQQQMQQMQQQQLQQQQQQQQMQQQQQIQQQQQMQQQHQQIQQQQQMQMQSMQGQAGSSQGPHHVQPQIHSQQSLQMQQQQQPQHHQQQLQSQPQQQKVQQQQQQQQQQMMMMIKMQQEAKNRMPLQQGGQIPKGLGNPTDPAQRMPGSQQGNMPVMIDLQGHGGVPPSPDKARGMSLIVNPPLSGPARKTSLPEVGQSTPVLPSEETSGNHSLQDRGSLEIGPQSGNGNQQMTPNQGPNTNLMKTVPLSVAHQPGASPQQQSQQVSAIVGSHNIHFSSAPSTSQSSRPKTPNRASPRPYHHPLTPTNRPPSTEPSEINLSPERLNASIAGLFPPKINIPLPPRQPNLNRGFDQQGLNPTTLKAIGQAPPNLANIPVNNNTSGNNNGLQSYPSGSGMVNSGGKQDKPPGVGQAKRASPSSSRRSSPASNRKAATPSPGRQKGAKNTLTLPPHQQQMPGPHIMMVSPTSVLPTTSASLPSAGPEESRQNSNALQSLPGRTDTVRNGQVPASQPEQHQAVKLREQPAPKMTSPRVPSQEPKSQEPNNLVEQRAEDEHQPQTTPQQELGSTTSPGFRDAPTSLNQLLDNTGTPSLTMKSQNISHPGGDPTLKESPSTLLDLASQSNPVVLQSIDRGPSLSTGETDQKPKSSLVSSPNIVPSSSQNMQSVGAVSSGSSNQTVLLSLTSIPNPSVSSIHNLIPITNASQTVLQRPISSAPTPQNQITVFVTSNPISSATNTVSIVPPAVVSKVLAVPNKNIRPPDVRQQNPTQTRPQFITGPVYSIFQTTSVPSSTNVMSQPVTMVGPIVSANIQLTPTPVVTTSSPFATASTPVVRNSPAVSIASSQQGRTVIGQFQVQVPACQASSVSVAPLPQQTCPGVTKQESGSDASGSKPSSAGQLSLHSSMHSSPFQQLLASPPACSSPGATSVARKSPLSPTTTLAKGSPIQTVISKNTAPRISSSSDDGQKEQNPITQIGKTVDVAMPHASSVVTSVMVSSLQSSAPVTVPTAQVASPQSALPPKVSSPVSVPTPFAVPTSLPTSNLPPRTTNSAMLLLSCPVTNSSSPSSLPATSVAPPIVALGTPTTTSSSSTSTSQQLSVEQQLPSLVETSLPDTTKTREAIVDAPSLSARPETAQDQPSSDPAGQGVTIATEQGDTRANAEKAKGPSRRSSRTDKEPEEEASDNSQRKRAARPGSASSNTGKESNTGASPTQAKRRKSK; encoded by the exons TTGGAATGCGAATGAATAACCCTTCAGTTTCTATGATGCCCCCAGTGGCTAATATGGCTGCACAGGGTATGGTACCGAATAGTGGTGGACAGATGCACCCAAGAGCACCAAGACCACCTTCACAGACAGgtggag ACACCATAGATCCCATGCTATCAGGGCTGGCTTTACAGCAACAACAACTCCAACATCCACAAGTGGGACATGGTCCACTTGGCACCTTGGGCCCCCAGGGCCATCACATGCAAGCCATGCAAGTAAATCGGCAGTTAAACCCAGCAACCCTACAGCAACTTCAACAACAGCAACAGCACCAACAGCAGCAGCAGGTTCAGCTAGCTCAACTAACCGGTGCACGTGGTCCTTTCAACCCCTCAAACCAGATGCCTGTACCTCCTGGCTGGAACCAGTTGCCCTCAGGTGTTCTCCAGCCACCACCTGTCCAGGGAGCTATGGGGCCAGGTTGGAGGAAAGCCCCCCCACAACAACAAATGGGGCAGCGTCAACCCTCCTTGACTTCTGTTCAGACACCCAATCATCCCCCACCTCCATATCCATTTGGCAGCCAGCAGGCTGGTCAGGTTTTCAATACGTCACAACACCTggtacaacaacaacagcagcagcagcagcaggcagGGGCAAATCAATTTGCAACTCCTCAGCCCATAGGCCCCCATGGAGCACCAGGATTGGTCAACACAAGAGCACCTCTTCCTCTGCCTCCCTCATCTACCCCGCAGGGGAATCTTGTTGCTAAGTCCCCTGGTTCTTCATCTTCTCCTTTCCAACAGGGATCACCTGGAACTCCTCCAATGATTGGACAGGGGCAACTCGGTCCACGTCCCACAACCCCACAGGGATTTCCACAGGGCGTTGGATCACCAGGAAGAGCTGTGATGGGCCAGCAAGGAAACATCCAGCAAGGCTTTATGGGTATTCCACAACACGGACCGGTTCCTCAAGGTGGTATGGGAG GTATGCCCAAACGAATGCCCATGGGGTTCTCAAATGCTCCTGTAAATCAGAACTTTGCACAAGGGCAAGTTACTACCAGTGGAGCAGTTAGTACACCCCAGCAACAAAACAATCAGACCATGGCAAACACTG GTGTCCAGTCTTTAACCTCAGGACCAAACCACATGCAATCCAATCCCGTTCAAGGTGGTGGAATGAGCCATCACACTGGCATGCCAGTACAAACCCCAGGAACCACCTCAGGAGGTAGTATGGGGCAGCCTCAACAAGGTATCCAGACTCAAATGATGGGTATTCAGCAGTCCCAGCATCAAACACAGATAGTAGCCTCCTCCCAAAGTCAAATGGTACAAAGTCAAACAGGGAGTCAGACTGTCCTGTCTAGGCCAGTGAATGCTGGGCAGCGAGGGATGACGCCTCCCAAGCAATTAATGCCACCACAGGGTCAAGGAATAATGCAGAGCCAAAACCAACTTGGTGGAGGACAGGGACATCAGGCATTATtacttcagcagcaacaacaacaacaacaacaacaacaacatcaacaacagcagcagcaacaacaaaatGCCATGATGGAACACATGGTAGCTGGCCAGATGCAGAGTAACAAGCAGGCTTTTGGCACCAAAGGTCAGCCTGGGGTCATGCAAGGCCAGATGATGAGAGGCGCTTCACCCAGTATGCAAGGTAACCTGCCACAGTTCCAGTCTCAGATTAGTCAGCAACAGATGgctcagcaacaacaacagcaacaaatgGCTCATTTGCAACAACAGCAGCAGTTACAGCAACAGCATttacaacaacagcagcagcagctacaACAACTGCAACACCAACAGCCACAACAGCAGCAACAACTACAGCAGCCCCATCAGCAGATAGTGCAACAACAGTCGCAACAAATTCCAATGAATGGCAACCCCAACCAAGCATTAGGAATGCATGGGCCTCAAATGCGACTTCCAGGTGGTCACCATTTAGTACaacaaaagcagcagcaacagcaagTGATGCTGCTGCAGCAGCAACAGGGTGGCCAGCAGCTTCCACATCAGCTAGGAGATGGTAGTGGAAGCTCTGCTGACATGAGCCAACAGATGGTTTCAGACATGCAGAATCAGCAACAACAGCAGGGTATGTTAGGGGGCTCTCAACACTTGCAGGTGGGCAATGGCCATTTTCCTGGTCATGGCATGCCTTTCAATCCTCAGTTTGCTGGTCAGATGCCAATGGGAGGACCCTGTGGACAGGCAGGTGGATTTGTAGTAAATAAGGATGTGACATTAACCAGTCCCTTATTAGTTAACCTGCTCCAAAGTGATATTTCTGCTGGCCAGTTTGGACCTGGTGGGAAGCAGGGAACAGGTGGGGCTGCTGCTAACCAGGCCAAGCCTAAAAAGAAGAAACCACCCCGTAAGAAAAAACCCAAAGTAGGCGATGGACAACAATCAGCTGAAGGTctttg TGGTCTGGATTCACTGCCTCACAGATTGGAGGAAGCAGAGATGCAAGGTTTGGGTAGTGATCAAGGGGCTGGCATTGAGTCTAACTCAAAGCTTTCTGAATTTGCTAATCGGACAG GTTTACCTAGTCAATCTGGAGATCAACGTGTATTGCAGCAAATGCCAATGCAGTTTATGCCTGCACAACAGCAACAACAGATGCAGCAAATGCAGCAACAACAgttacaacaacaacagcagcagcagcagatgcaacagcagcagcagattCAACAACAGCAGCAGATGCAACAACAGCATCAACAGATCCAGCAGCAGCAACAGATGCAAATGCAGAGTATGCAGGGTCAAGCTGGATCATCACAAGGACCTCATCATGTCCAGCCTCAGATTCATTCACAACAATCATTGCAGATGCAACAACAGCAGCAACCGCAACACCATCAACAACAACTGCAGTCACAGCCACAACAACAAAAGgtgcagcagcaacaacaacagcagcagcaacaaatgatgatgatgattaaaaTGCAACAGGAAGCTAAGAATCGAATGCCGTTACAACAAGGTGGCCAAATACCAAAGGGTCTTGGTAATCCTACTGATCCCGCTCAGAGAATGCCTGGATCACAGCAGGGCAACATGCCTGTAATGATTGATCTTCAAGGGCATGGAGGTGTTCCACCATCTCCAGATAAAGCCAGAGGGATGTCACTCATAGTGAATCCACCTCTCTCTGGACCAGCAAGAAAGACATCCCTTCCAGAGGTTGGACAATCTACACCAGTGTTGCCATCAGAGGAAACCTCTGGAAATCACAGCTTGCAGGACAGGGGATCTCTTGAAATCGGTCCTCAGTCAGGAAATGGAAATcaacaaatgactccaaaccaAGGTCCTAATACTAATTTAATGAAGACTGTGCCATTATCAGTGGCCCACCAGCCAGGAGCAAGCCCCCAACAGCAGTCACAGCAAGTGTCAGCAATAGTTGGCTCCCATAATATTCACTTTTCCAGTGCTCCTTCAACTTCCCAAAGCTCCCGCCCCAAAACCCCTAACCGGGCCAGTCCCAGACCATATCACCATCCTCTAACTCCAACCAACCGTCCACCTAGTACTGAACCCTCTGAAATAAATCTGTCCCCTGAGAGACTGAATGCCTCTATTGCTGGTCTTTTCCCTCCTAAAATTAACATTCCTCTGCCACCACGGCAGCCTAACCTTAATCGAGGCTTTGACCAGCAGGGTCTAAACCCAACCACCCTTAAAGCCATTGGCCAGGCTCCACCAAACCTAGCAAATATACCTGTAAATAATAACACCAGTGGCAACAATAATGGCCTGCAGTCCTATCCGTCAGGTAGTGGCATGGTCAATTCAggaggaaaacaagacaaaccgCCTGGAGTTGGGCAAGCTAAACGGGCTAGTCCCAGTAGTAGTCGACGATCCAGCCCAGCCTCTAATAGAAAAGCTGCCACTCCAAGCCCAGGAAGACAGAAGGGTGCCAAAAACACACTGACATTACCTCCACACCAGCAGCAAATGCCAGGTCCACATATCATGATGGTTAGTCCCACCTCAGTGCTCCCAACTACCTCTGCATCTCTGCCATCTGCAGGACCTGAAGAATCACGACAAAATTCAAATGCTCTGCAATCTCTTCCAGGTAGAACCGATACAGTTAGAAATGGGCAGGTACCTGCTTCACAGCCAGAACAGCATCAGGCAGTTAAGTTAAGAGAGCAGCCTGCTCCTAAAATGACTAGCCCTCGGGTGCCATCTCAGGAGCCCAAAAGTCAAGAGCCTAACAATTTGGTTGAACAGCGGGCCGAAGATGAGCACCAGCCTCAGACAACACCACAACAAGAGCTTGGTTCTACTACATCACCAGGTTTTAGAGATGCTCCAACATCTCTCAATCAACTATTAGACAATACAGGCACACCATCCTTGACAATGAAATCTCAAAATATTTCTCATCCAGGTGGAGATCCTACACTGAAAGAGAGCCCTTCTACTCTGCTAGATCTAGCAAGCCAATCTAATCCTGTCGTCTTGCAGAGCATAGATAGGGGCCCCTCTTTGTCTACAGGTGAAACTGATCAAAAACCTAAATCTAGTTTAGTATCAAGCCCAAACATTGTCCCCAGTAGCAGTCAAAACATGCAGTCCGTCGGTGCTGTATCAAGTGGTAGTTCAAACCAAACTGTACTTTTAAGCCTCACTTCAATTCCTAACCCCTCAGTGAGTTCAATTCATAATCTTATACCCATCACAAATGCATCTCAAACAGTCTTACAAAGACCAATCTCATCAGCACCAACTCCACAAAACCAAATCACAGTGTTTGTAACCTCAAATCCCATTAGCTCTGCCACCAATACGGTTTCTATAGTTCCGCCAGCAGTTGTTTCCAAGGTGCTTGCAGTTCCCAATAAAAACATAAGACCTCCAGATGTTCGTCAACAAAACCCTACCCAAACACGTCCACAATTCATCACAGGACCTGTGTATTCAATATTTCAAACTACATCTGTACCATCAAGTACCAATGTCATGTCTCAACCGGTCACTATGGTTGGTCCCATAGTCTCTGCAAATATCCAACTTACCCCTACCCCAGTCGTAACTACATCTTCACCTTTTGCAACAGCATCAACACCTGTAGTAAGAAACTCACCTGCTGTCAGCATAGCTTCTAGCCAGCAAGGCCGCACTGTCATTGGGCAGTTTCAAGTTCAAGTACCTGCATGTCAGGCTTCCTCTGTAAGTGTAGCACCACTACCTCAACAGACATGCCCAGGAGTTACAAAACAGGAGAGTGGCTCTGATGCTAGTGGCTCAAAACCAAGTTCTGCTGGACAATTATCCTTACATTCTAGCATGCATTCATCACCCTTTCAGCAGCTTTTAGCCTCTCCACCTGCTTGCTCTAGCCCAGGGGCTACATCTGTTGCCCGCAAAAGTCCCCTGTCTCCAACAACAACGTTAGCCAAAGGCAGTCCAATCCAGACTGTTATAAGCAAAAATACTGCACCCAGAATCTCTTCAAGCAGTGATGATGGTCAAAAAGAGCAAAACCCCATCACCCAGATAGGAAAAACGGTGGATGTTGCTATGCCTCATGCTTCTTCTGTGGTCACATCTGTAATGGTATCTTCACTCCAGTCTTCTGCTCCAGTGACAGTTCCAACTGCTCAAGTAGCATCTCCGCAGTCTGCACTTCCTCCGAAAGTCTCTTCTCCTGTATCTGTGCCCACTCCTTTTGCAGTCCCCACTTCTTTGCCTACATCTAATCTGCCTCCCCGAACCACTAACTCTGCCATGCTTCTCCTTTCTTGTCCTGTTACTAATTCTTCATCACCATCTAGTTTGCCTGCAACTTCAGTTGCTCCACCTATTGTTGCTCTAGGAACTCCCACTACCACATCTAGCTCCTCCACATCAACATCCCAACAACTCTCTGTGGAACAGCAGCTGCCTTCACTGGTGGAGACTAGTCTGCCTGACACCACCAAAACAAGAGAAGCCATTGTTGATGCTCCTAGCCTCTCAG CTCGTCCTGAAACTGCGCAAGATCAACCTTCAAGTGATCCGGCTG GACAAGGGGTTACCATCGCAACAGAACAAGG GGATACAAGGGCCAATGCTGAGAAGGCAAAAGGTCCTAGTCGAAGGAGTTCACGCACAGACAAGGAACCTGAGGAGGAAGCATCCGACAACAGCCAGAGAAAGAGGGCTGCAAGGCCAGGGTCAGCCTCATCTAACACAGGAAAAG AATCAAACACTGGAGCCAGTCCCACCCAGGCGAAACGAAGGAAGTCAAAGTAA